A genomic window from Terrisporobacter glycolicus ATCC 14880 = DSM 1288 includes:
- a CDS encoding ABC transporter ATP-binding protein — protein MIDIINLSKKFGKVHALDDVSFQIKEGKVIGIFGINGVGKSTILKSIAGVIRPDRGKILIDGEKMNPKLYNKIAFVPDMDTYFPHLTIKDTFAFMKEFYENWDEEKATKMLKMFNLTDDKMISALSKGNRARIKIILGFAQNAKYILLDEPFSGIDIFKREEFIKVMVEYISPEQSIIITTHEILEIEEIVEEVVILHEGKVAFNFNVEEVRKNENKSIIDKMREVYRGE, from the coding sequence ATGATAGATATTATAAATTTAAGCAAAAAATTTGGAAAGGTACACGCATTAGATGATGTGTCTTTTCAGATTAAAGAAGGAAAAGTAATAGGAATATTTGGGATAAATGGAGTAGGAAAATCAACTATATTAAAATCTATAGCTGGTGTAATTAGGCCAGACAGAGGAAAAATTCTTATAGATGGCGAAAAAATGAACCCTAAGTTATATAATAAAATAGCATTTGTACCAGATATGGATACTTATTTTCCGCACCTTACAATAAAAGATACATTCGCATTTATGAAAGAGTTCTATGAAAATTGGGATGAAGAAAAGGCAACAAAAATGTTAAAAATGTTCAATCTTACTGATGATAAAATGATAAGTGCTTTATCCAAGGGAAATAGAGCTAGAATTAAAATTATTCTTGGTTTTGCACAAAATGCAAAATATATTTTACTAGATGAACCTTTTTCTGGTATAGATATTTTTAAAAGAGAAGAATTTATTAAGGTAATGGTAGAATATATCTCTCCAGAGCAAAGTATCATAATAACAACTCATGAAATTCTGGAAATTGAAGAAATAGTTGAAGAAGTAGTAATACTTCATGAAGGAAAAGTGGCATTTAATTTTAATGTTGAAGAAGTTCGAAAAAATGAAAATAAGTCTATTATAGATAAGATGAGGGAGGTATATAGGGGTGAGTAG